Sequence from the Lacerta agilis isolate rLacAgi1 chromosome 6, rLacAgi1.pri, whole genome shotgun sequence genome:
cccagcaagcatggctggtgggcagggatgatgggagctacagtccaacaacatctggagggccgcagctcctcccccccccccctcggctgTGTGTGCACTTTGCCTCTAAagtgcattctttccctcaaagaatcctgggtgctGAAGTttgttgctgggaactgtaactccgTGAGagttaaactacagtgcccagaatcttTTGAGAGAATGAATGTGCTTTGGAACGCACATTTAAAGGTATAGTGTTTACGCAGCCTCTTATTAAATTAGCCTGTTTTCTTGGCACTGCAGAGTGTAagttccatctcttcctctgcacCATCACTGGATTGCACCTTTCTTTGGTACCCTGGCTGTTTTTCTATTCCAAAATCCACAAAGCCCCATCTCTCAGTTGTCCTCAGCGTCTTCTTTCTGTGCTTCCATTCCATGTTATCTCCTGTTTCCTTATCCTAAGGCCTCTCTGCACTTCCTCCTctcaattccttccttccttctttctttctttctttctttctccctccccctctccctttccctccaccCTCTTTTCCTGTTCCAGTGGCTTCTTCCACCGTCCTGTTCCTTCTTACAGAGTTCACTGCCAACAGCTCACAAGGCTTTTACACCCTCAACAGTTTGCACCAGTCCAGGATTCTCAGATGCAACTAAGCCACGTGATGTGTTAGGGACCAGCAGGGTACACCAGCGGAAGGGGGGGCTGGAGtttgacttgggggggggctgtgattTGTGGGGAGCTGTACCAGCCAGGaagcaagaatcagaggcaggggaagctccAGAGCTGGAAGGTGGGGTGCAGGGTGgtttgggagaggaggaggaggaggcaggtcaggcaagtgaagggccagGTGTTCCTCCACCCTCTCCcacaccactgtctcccagaaccatgAGGGGACTGAAGAGGGGTGAGCAGAGGTAGCTTCCATGCAGGCGTTGTCTCTAGTTGCAACTTCACAGCCCATCAGGGTACATAAACTGGTAAAGGGGGAGtggtcccctgttgctgcaactgctccatagagtcTGGGCCTaggaatagctgcctagatgctAGGTTGGCGTGCGTGGGCATTCAGAGCCATAGAAACGACTGTAAGTGTCcacttttgacaataaagagttaactatgtGCCGCATGCATTCCTGACATGGTGTGACTGGCTGCCTACAGCAGGCTAGAAAAACCAGCGGCAACACTGCCACACAACTCTGGATCCAGGAAGGGAGGGGTTATGGGCTTAGGAGGGGCATATATGTTCCCCAAAAAGAAGTGGGAAAGGGCCATACTTGAGATATGGATATTTGGAATTCCTccctgttttggggagggggtgcagttGGCATCAGGGCATGTTGTCTGTGCTAGACCCCGATTACAATGCACCTACTTTACTGGTGCCCAGGCTGACTGGGTGAAATCTCAAGTATGCTTCCCGCTATTAATTTTCAtggagagaaaacaagcttcctcacCTTACAGATTTCTTTCTGTGCCTTTAGTACCCAGGGTATAACATGTCCAGAAGGAAGGAGGTTTTGCAGGttcctgagagttgttagtttcAGGGGGAGGTGCCAGTTGCTGTTCTGGGTGAGGTATAGCTCACAAATCCTTTCGCCCATGACATGGCGCAGAAGGATGTTCCCTTCGCCAAGGGAGCAGAGCATCATGCGCAGAAAGTCCTCCAGGTCATGCCACAGGTCTAGGAGATGCACCTCCAGGCCACAATCCCTGCGCAGCAAGAACTCCCGGAAGGGGCGCCCTGCACATTTGTCGGCAGTGAGAGCCCAAGGAAGGAAATCTAAGCACATGGGAGACTTGACGAGGGTTTTTAAGGCAAGCAGCGAAGGGAACTGGACCACAGGAGTGGAAGAGCGCAGCTTATTATAGGTGATCGCGTTAGCAAGCTCATTTGCCAGAGGAGAAGACATGAATTCGCTTGGACTGCTTTTGTAGCTTGGCGATTCATCGGAAATGCCCATTGCTGAATCCCTGATCTGATCTGCTTGAGAAGGACTGGAACTGGCAGAATGCCTTGCAGACTGCCTTCCAGAATGCCTTGCAGAATGACGGTGCTTCTTGTGTCCCGGACTGCTTCTGCGTGACCTCTTCTTCCTGCGGCCTTCTTTGTGCTTTCCTCCTTCAGAGTAGCCTTGGCCTGTTACATGATCCCAGACCTTCCTCTTGCTTTCCAAGCTGCAATAGGATTTCGTTTCGCTGCTGCTCTGCCGGATGCTCATGGGCGTCTGAGGAGACACAACCTGCTTCGGCAAACCTGCCCtgtgcaacctttcctcatactGCTCGAGAAGATGCCGGCACGCTGGCTCCTTCTCCATCTCCAACTTGCAGTGGATGTAGAAGTTTGGGAGCCAGTAGCTTTCGATCTTGAACAGGGCCACATTTTGCATCTCGGACAGGATTTCCCTCCGAGTGCGGACGTGTTGGGGGTGGTAGGGAGTCATTTTCAGAAGGGATTCTGCAAATGTTATAAAGCATTGGGGAAAAGAGGAGTTAATGGTTCATAGAGTTGTGAAAGAAGAAAATGCTCTTTCTGCTGGCGGACTGGGCTTCCTTTTAATCCTGCGTCCACTTCTGGGGTGACTGCTGTTTTAGACTGCAGTCAGATAGCAAGTTTGACAGAGGGCACCATATGAGCTCTCCATTGCCTGGAGGGTGCTcatacactccccacccccacataatGGGATGCATTAAGGCAAAAAGGCACCAGTCCACCCAAAAATATTAATGAAGTTTTCATTTGGCATCTTGTATCAAAGAGGGAGTCTGAATAGCCAGTGgcggaatcatagagttgtagtgttagaagggaccccaagggtcatctagtccaaccccctgcaacgcaggaatctcagctaaagcacttGTGCATGCCATCAATGGTCTCACAAGTTGTCAAACTTCCAATGGCTGAGGCACCGTTTTTCTCTGACTTACACGTTAATCATatgcatgcatatatttttttttaaaagcatgtacAGGTAAAAATTATCTGTCCTCTGAGAAGCCTATACCCTGTGTTCCAGGGTGAGTGGAGTCACTATTGTGGCCATGCCTTCTGGTAGTCATGAAGGAGAGCCCTAGCAACAGCTGTCAGCCACTGTGGCTAGATGGAACTTCTGGGTTCagaagcaggaaaaagaagagatGTTGCCTTCCTGGAAGCACGTGACCGGCCTTTTTAGGAAGCAGTGTGCTAGACTCAATTGACTTTTTTGAAGGAAACTAGCCAAGCAGTGTCACATGCAGAGACACAACAGGTGACTTCCATTCCCTCCACAGGCAGGTGATTCTGTGGGGAACCATGGAAAGATGCAGTGAGGAGTCACTGATTTAAAAAAGGGCACTTGGGGTTGCCAGGAACCTTTAATTATATAATTAGTTCTCTTGCAGCATCACAACACTGCCATTCTCTTCCAAAGCTAACGCCTATGAGAGTGTGTCTCTTACCAATGGTTGTGTTGCAGAGGATGACAACTGTGGAGCCCTCCTGCAAGTGAGTAGCCATCAACACCTGCATCAGGGACTCGTAGAGATCTTGCTGGGATTCATCTGTCTCGTCAATCCCAAGTATCCTTTCCGTAGCGAGCCAGAACTTGGTCAGCTCTTCCCCTGTAGATTAGACGTAAAGTTAGGACTACACGTTCCAGGCAATATCTGTAATGTACTGCTGGGAAGGAATAGGATTTTCAGCTGATTCTTGTGGAGGGTTTGGTTGTGAAGCTTGGATTGCAAAATGGTTGCTTTCTGCTTTAAAGGCTCTCCTCCACTGAAGGGGCAAAAGCTCACAGGGACGCTAAAAGTATACAGGGATAGTTTGCTTagaaggggtaaaggtaaaggtaaagggacccctgaccattaggtccagtcaaggacgactctggggttgcggcgctcatctcgtttactggccgagggagccaatgtttgtccacagacagtttttccaggtcatgtggccagcatgactaagccgctactggtgaaaccagagcagcgcacggaaatactgtttaccttcccactggagcggtacctatttatctacttgcactttgatgtgctttcgaactgctaggttgacaggagctgggactgagcaacgggagctcaccccgtcgtggggattcaaactgctgaccttctgatcagcaagccctaggctctgtgctttaaaccACGCCGCCAGGGGTATGGAAGGTTAAAAACATTCCTCTCCCTGCAACCCCCCTTGTGCTGCTCACCAGACTAGGGAACAGCTGAGAGCAGTGAAAAGGAGGCTGGACTACAGGGGTAGGGGAATTATTCTTCATCTGGAGGCCTAGTCCTTTCTGTTGTTCAGCTGATCAGTGTGTTGTGGGCCACATATGATTAATAAGGTAAGGAccccctggacaattaagtccagtcaaatttgactatggggtgcagctctcatctcactttcaggctgagggaagacAGCAAGACAAACAATTGAGCCAGAAGTTGATTTGCTATTGCAAACATATATTTGTATCATGCAAGTTGCAGAACTGAATGGAATCAAGGATCCCACCACAGCTAAAGAGTTTGCTGTTGAGCCTTTTTAAATTGTGATATCTTTACCCTTAGAGAATGATAGACTGTGCAGAGGCAGGTTCTTATCAGATATATCCATAGAAGGAGCTGGACAGATAATCAAAGAGAGGGGTGCAGAGTCTTGGGTTGCCATTTGTTTTCCACTGTGTGATTTCTGTGTGCCGCGCTTCCTGTTTTCTTACCTGCCATTCCTTGCATGAAGGCACGGAAGCGCCACATCCCCCTGCTGCCCCCAATGCACTTCTCCAGAAGCCACTGGTCAGCCTTTATCCACCTCAGCATCTCCGCTGcagagcaaaagcaaagcaacacaTTGAAAAAGTGTATTGGCAGGgcgagttgccagaaggaggcgcaCAAGACACCACCCAATTGGTgtagccttttattctcccaaagatatcctgcaaggcagcagaggtttagtatcagggttttccttctcctagatgggttccCTTCCCAGGCGGACGAGGAATCTGCTCCCTGTTGGATACTTGGGGTTTTTGTGAGTTCTACATTAGTTTGGACAATCACTCAATTtccctggttgttttttttttctggcagatACTGTTTGGAATGTTTCTTTTAGCATTTAATGTCAACCCTTACCTGCCTCTGGAGACCGGATGAAACTCAGGAGCTCTTCACAGAGAAGGTAGTGCAGGCACAAGTTGGTTTTGCAGAAGTAAGGCAGTCGGTGTTTTTCCATCCAGTTCATCAAGCCTTTGTGCTTTGATACCTGTATTGGCCCAAAACAATGTGCTTAATTGAGAACAGATGTGTGAGAGAAAGTcaccagttcacatttaaaggtgaaccttcctaatttgcactttcggaaacaatgcaagaaccaaaacacaatcACTCTTCAGAATTCACAgtgctccaaattttgcagtgcagttttccgaCCTAGTAACATGTACAGGAATGCATATACTGGGCTAAATgtatgtaaaaatgcatatattagtgaaagtaacatacaaaaatgcattatattacgtTAAGGCATTTTATGAGGTTTTTTTGGGaatagatgtggaaatgtggagaattgaagactgggaaaaagaaaaagaaagagggagagacaaaaactgacagattcactcacCCCTAAAGAAAAAAACTGtattaatctatatatataaaaatgttcccattgcgtgcgcgtctgaccccaccttgctccgtaaccactgggccaaatcacatcaaatttaggagaAAGcctaacatgaccatgggggaaggatctagcataataaaaattaaaaaaaagcccacacctgtcatgcctaaaatatagaataaaggcaaaaaaataaataaattggtgcacgcattacgtgtcaccagcaagagaactgaagactttgaacaacaaccaatagaaaggctcatcgcagggcagcgtcacagactgtgcgccaaacaagaaacctccttcacctcagtcagccattttcagacagcagggaaaccccccattaatctccctagccccagcctgTGCCAAGGGCCTTAacaggaaggcctaaactcttcttagtagtttcagctccaggcaggaaaaggtttttaggcccgggccataccattccttatggcggggggggggatgtaggatgaggaagctcagcaactatgcttcgctccctatcctgtctccacacacaatcctttctgcactgctgtatcgctttacaaatgaaactccagttatcagaagaggaaaaagtgccgcacacaaatgtataaggaccctcccagttccccaccacccctcctggcatccttatggtcccttctgaccccaggctcaatgccagagcggactgtaccatgcatcaggtttccagagggggggggaggagatagtaaaagttcaacaggagaagctgtggggaggaaggtgaaagtggggggggggggggagagagagaggtgccaggcaagagttcagtgggagaagctgtggggaggaaggcaaaaacaggaaatacggagaggaggcaggcgagagttcaacgggagaagctgtggggaggaaggcaaaaacaggaaatacggagaggaggcaggcgagagttcaatgggagaagctgtggggaggaaagtgaaagcgggggggagggagacagagaggtgccaggcaagagttcaacaggagaagctgtggggaggaaggcaaaaacgaaatacggagaggaggcagggggaagttcaatgggagaagctgtggggaggaaggcgaaaacaggGAAAGACAAgtaggaggcaggcagaagttcaacgggagaagctgtggggaggcaagcgaaaatgggaaatacggagaggaggcaggcgggagttcaacaggataagttgtggggaggcatgcactttctcttttacatcttttccatttcacaaaatgagccacagcaacgcgtggccgtgtcagctagtaaaaaaaaataaaaatgagcttttttaaaaaatggtatgagctttcgtgtgcatgcacacttcttcagatatcttctgtttcagtgtatctgaagaattgtgcatggacacgaaagctcataccaagaacaaacttagttggtctctaaggtgctactggaaggattttttttattttttattttgttttgactgaagaAGTCTATTTGATTATGTGTCAGATTCCTGGGACTTCAAGTTAATATCAGCAATACCATCAATGCCACTCATCCCCCTGTGCAAAAGGCTGCCAGCTTTGGAATATATTGACATTTACCAGGTTGCATGGTAATTCTGGCCAAAGATACCATTGACGAGTGCTGTGCATGAAAACGGGGGTCTGACCAAACACCTGtggagtgagagagaaggagagggagagaaagatacAGAAAAACCTGGTTAATGAAGTCTCTCCTTTTATCTCCAGCTCTAGTTTCTACTGGGATATagtcattgctttttaaaatgatagtactgttacacaccaccccaatctctgaacaatgcgagactccaggggttccaggcacttactcgGGATTTCTTCCTTCCTTGAATAGGAGCTTGGGGAAGGGTGTTGCAAGCACTGGAAAGCAAAGCAGGTAATGTGCAACAGGTGAAGGCATCCCTGCCCGCTCTCTGGTTCGTACAGCAACGTGTAAACACAACTTGAAATGTAGCAGGGCAGGTGACAACCTCACTGCCTTTTAAGTCACTAATATGTAATATTTACATAGCCAAGTATACTGAGTATTAGAGGGAACTTACAGGGAGATTCAGGAATGTGTTGAAGAAGTCGGCAAAGATTTCATTTTGCATCAGAACTGTCAAGTGTTTCTTGGCAATCAGTTCTGCAAAGAAGAAGGGCGTGGTTGCGGTGACCAAGCAGAAAATGGAAGTTTGGCTTCGAAACAGTAAAGTTATCCACCGAATTATTTGCACTCACCATTACTCCAAAAAGGTTGTCTTttgaggaagcaggtttgttgggTAACACCTCCCAATTGCAACACATGAATTTTGCAGTATGTGACTGAATATCATATATGGtatatgacaacaacaacaacaaactccctcccacaaatacattttaaaggccaaaggcctggttatagaggaacatTATTGCCGGCGCCTAAAGATACTCTAtttagtgaaggtgccaggcgagcctccctggggagagcatcccataagcagggagtcaccacagaaaaggcctgttctcctgccgccaccttccagacctcttgtggaggaggcaaatgaagaagggcctcagatgacagtCTCAGGGTATGGATTGGTTCATTTGGAAAGAGACGATCCCTGATTATTCTGTTGGAATTGGTAGGAAGTGAGTCTCGTAACTGAAGGGCACCCACTGAAGATGATGAAGAGGCCTTGGTGTAGAAGACCCAGTACTGA
This genomic interval carries:
- the RGSL1 gene encoding regulator of G-protein signaling protein-like, producing the protein MNRMKLIAKKHLTVLMQNEIFADFFNTFLNLPVFGQTPVFMHSTRQWYLWPELPCNLVSKHKGLMNWMEKHRLPYFCKTNLCLHYLLCEELLSFIRSPEAAEMLRWIKADQWLLEKCIGGSRGMWRFRAFMQGMAGEELTKFWLATERILGIDETDESQQDLYESLMQVLMATHLQEGSTVVILCNTTIESLLKMTPYHPQHVRTRREILSEMQNVALFKIESYWLPNFYIHCKLEMEKEPACRHLLEQYEERLHRAGLPKQVVSPQTPMSIRQSSSETKSYCSLESKRKVWDHVTGQGYSEGGKHKEGRRKKRSRRSSPGHKKHRHSARHSGRQSARHSASSSPSQADQIRDSAMGISDESPSYKSSPSEFMSSPLANELANAITYNKLRSSTPVVQFPSLLALKTLVKSPMCLDFLPWALTADKCAGRPFREFLLRRDCGLEVHLLDLWHDLEDFLRMMLCSLGEGNILLRHVMGERICELYLTQNSNWHLPLKLTTLRNLQNLLPSGHVIPWVLKAQKEICKILSFLYEDFLEHDDKMFLYYVSGKEKKHSAEEPYEKDENRRLARRITEALHLCQTLAGMRDFELLMGEHWQLMGTQDLGLGGSIFLEAEPVVRKTDYSSMTFEELARLNPKMAVELLSNNFKEFCKKSSSSGVFSRPLSMKRNLHWTRSSLSFMRKGPASRKPLQRPRTLSEVLQNSTHVDYFRQFLKMNNAEALLLFWIAVEELKNEGNPRIQRLQINDCVRTFFFHSIPPEKLLDCDADIIREIPRAANVTVSMLVTAQFFVMKVLEEKWFQLYQGLYPESDLSITAGGRVGRRSSLMKEKMRRYWNILGTFIRTVCKFRKAMSYVVQRKRFEDFLHRELKSEKENIQSSPQNRASFSGMSGRYGAASEDADVLHVRRKLFGRLISVNFLVNDLYFYLEMEKFFYLADSVAVLSSLGLYTEKDIAFLKSKVATINKLFLNSDIPPKLRILHLEGNEGLQTTQARENRTFSSNGLNKAI